ATCGTGGGGGGCGCGCACCGTCGAGAAGATGGTTCGGGCGTTGGAAGCCGCCTACGAGGAGCGTCTCCCGGTCTTCTACCTCGTCGACTCGGCCGGAGCCCGGATAACCGACCAGGTCGATCTGTTCCCGGGACGCCGTGGCGCCGGTCGGATCTTCTGGAACCAGGTTCGGTTGTCGGGTCGGGTCCCGCAGATCTGCTGCCTGTTCGGGCCCTCGGCGGCCGGAGGTGCCTACATCCCGTCCTTCTGTGACGTGGTGATCATGGTCGAGGGCCGCGCCTCCATGTATCTCGGTTCGCCCCGCATGGCCGAGATGGTCGTCGGAGAGGTCACCACCCTCGAGGAGATGGGCGGGGCGCGGATGCACTGCACGGTGAGCGGCTGTGGCGATGCGCTGGTCGCCTCCGACGAAGACGCCATCGCCTGGGCCCGCACCTACTTCGGCTACTTCCCGACCGATTACGCCGAGGATCCGCCCCTGTACGAGTTCGAGGAGCCGGAAGCGATCGTCCCGTCGTCGGTGATCCCGGACGACCCGCACCACGGCTACGACATGCTCGACTTCATGCGCGGCGTGTTCGACGAGGACAGCATCCTCGAGGTCAAGGAGCTGTACTCCCGAGAGGTGATCACCGCGCTCGCCCGGCTCGGCGGCCGCCCCGTGGGTGTGGTTGCCTCGCAGCCCAACCATCTCGGTGGGGTCCTCTTCGTCGACTCGGCGGACAAGGCGGCGCGGTTCATCTGGCTGTGCGACGCCTTCAACCTGCCGATCATCTTCCTCGCCGACGTGCCGGGTTTCATGATCGGGAGCCAGGTGGAGCGCCAGGGGATCATCCGATCCGGGGCCAAGATGCTCACCGCCATCGCCGAGGCGACGGTCCCGCGAGTGTCGGTCATCGTCCGCAAGGCTTACGGGGCCGGCCTGTACGCCTTCTCGGGTCCTGGCTTCAAGCCGGTGGCCACGCTGGCATTGCCGACCGCCGAGATCGCCGTGATGGGCCCCGAGGCAGCGATCAACGCCGTCTACTACAACACCATTGCCGGTATCGAGGATGCAGAGGAACGCGAGGCGTTCATCGCCGACCGACGAGCCGAGTACGAGGCGGACATCGACCTGCTCGGGCTGGCCAGCGAGCTCGTGATCGACGCCGTCGTCGAGCCGGACGCGCTCCGGGGCGAGCTGATCACCAGGCTGGCCTACGCATCGAACAAGGACAGGACCTTCTCGGAGCGCAGGCACGGCATCCCACCCGTATGACAGAGGATCGTGAGGAACGCGCCCCCATCATGTTTCGGGTGGTGCTGGTGGCTGCCGCGCTGTACCTCCTCATCCGTTTCGGTCAGGGCGTCGCCTGGGTGATCGAGCGCCTCCGGTAGGCATATCAGCGCCACAGCGTCGGCGACGACCACCTCCGCGAAATGTTCGAGGTAGACCGTCCGACTTCGAAGGACCGCCCTCGTCGGGCTGGCCGGATTTGAACCGGCGGCCTCTTGGCCCCCAGCCAAGCGCGCTGCCAAGCTGCGCCACAGCCCGTTTGCTATCGGAAAGGTAGTCGGGTGGCCGAAGGTCACCAACCCGTCGGCGAACCTGGCACGCCCCCGAACATGTGTGCTGCCAAATCGGCTTGCCTACGTAATATCCGGCCATGCCCGACGATGCCCTCCGTGACCTCCTGTCGGAACCGACGGTCGAACCCGATCGGGAGTTGTCAGGCCGGACATGGGCGCTGATAGGCATCCTCACAGCCGCGGTCGTGACCGGCGGATTCTGGGTGCTGCGGTCGCCGGAGATCGAGCCTGGCGCGGGCGATGTGTCGACAACGACGTCGGGCATCGCAATGGCTACGACCACCACGACGGGACTCGTCCTGGACGATCCTCCGGTCTATGCGTCGACCCTTGGGCCGGAGCCGCGGTTCGACCCCGCCCCCCTCGGAACCGAGCAGTGGCTCGCCACGATCGACCAATTTGCCCTCGCAGAGCGCCGTTGGTTCATCGACCTCGACTCAAGGGAAGTGGACGCTCCGGAGTCGGCCGCTGCGTTCACCTCTCCGCCGCCTTCATTCGAAGTCTGGGCGGGGGCCGATCCCGACACCCAGTGGCATCCCTTCCGTGTGCCCCGCACAGCTACATCTGTCGAGGCCTGGGAGGATTGCATGGCGGTGCGACAACCCTGAAACCGAACCGCTGGGTGAGCCGGCCAGCCCGACGAGGGACGCTCAGCGGCCCGAGCCGCCCATCGACCCGGTCAACGGCTGCAGGTCGCGGGCGAACAGGGCGCACAGCACCGTCCGATCGTCGGCTTCCCATGACTCACGCGTCGGGATGAGGGCGAAGAACTCAAGCTCCGACTCGGCGCGGGGGGTGCCGACGAAGGACTCGAACTCCACGGCACAACGCCGGTCGGACTCCTCGTCCAGGGCGGGCGCGCCCGGGTATTCGTCTCCCGACACGTCGTACACGAAGTAGATCTCGCTGTCGTGGGGCTCATCGCAGGGCAGGACCCGCAGCCGGGACACCGAAGCGGTCGACGCGCTCGGGTCCTCGAAGCAGTCTCCGGCGCGGAGCTCGCCGACCGCCACCTCCCCCGCGTCCAGGACCTCTCCATCGGGACCGCGTGCCGGTCCGGTCGCGCCGCAGCCGGCGCCGATCATGGCGATGGCGATGGCGGCGACAACGCCGATGATCCGGTCCCTGCCCATCGATCCCTCCAAGGGACGGCGTAGCGGGGGGTGAGTCTACGACACCCTCCGGGCTGCACCCGAACCGGATGTATGGTGTCCCCATGCGAGTCCGCCGAGCTCTCGTCGTGGTCCTCGCCGTGCTCGTCACCTCGTGTGGAGGCTCCGCGACCGACGCCACTTCAACGACTGCTCCCACCGCCACGACCACTGCCCCGACGCCGACGACGACTCTCGCCGGCACCACCACAACGGTCGAAGCAGAGTTCCTGCCCGCACACACCACCGAGGCAGTCGTCGCCCTCTTCAGCGATGTGGTGGCGCCCCTCGGCTTCCAGGTCACCCGGGGTTCACTCGTCGACCTCACCGCGTACCGCGCCTCACCCGAGGGGCGCCACCTGGCGGTGTACGTGGCACCGCTCGAGGAGTACAGCCCCGCCGAGCACGCGGAGGCCTTCATGCCGCTGGCGCGACTCTTCCTGCCCATGGTGTTCGAACGGTGGACGGGACTCGAGTCCTTCGACATCTGCCAGGAACCGCACTCGTGGACCGGTGGAGGCACGCCCCCGGCGGTGACCCTCTTCGACATCGATAGAGCCACCGCAGAGGGCATCGACTGGGACACGGTCACGCTCGGTGACTTGATCGATCTCGCCGACGGCCATGACCACCTGCGCGTCACCGCCAACGCCGAGGTGGCGGCATCTGACCCCTGGCGGCTCGCTTCCGGGGGTTGAGCGGCCACTAGTGTCCGCCGGGTGAGGAGGACCAACCGCCACAACCCGGGGCATCGACCATGAGGCTCACCTCGGCGATGCTTGCCGACGCCGCTCAGGTGACGGCAGGCAAGCTCTACGTCCTCGGCGGCGCCTTCGACACGATCACTGCCCGAGCCTTCCCGGTGGTTTACCGGAGCCTCGCCGTGGTCCTGGTGGCGGAGGTCGGCCCGGCCGACCGCAATCGGGACCTCCTGATCAAGATCACCCTCGTGGACGAGGACGGTGCCGACATGGACGTGCGCTCCGAGGGCAACCTGAGGGTCGGCGCTCCGTCGTCGCTTCCCGCCGGCGCCCCCAACGTGGTGCCGCTCGTCGGCGCCTTCGGCAACGTTCGGTTCCCGAAGGCGGGAGGCTACGTGTTCATCGTGGAGGGCGAGGACGAGGAACTCGCCCGCATCCCCTTCCGGGTGCGTGGCGTCGACGCATCGTGACCATTCCGAACATCGTCTCCGGGATTCGCATCCTGCTCGTCCCCCTGTTCCTTTGGTTGCTGCTGGCCCGGGACGACCCTGCAGCCGCCGGTTGGCTGCTCCTCGGAATAGGCGCCACCGACTGGGTCGACGGCTACCTCGCCCGGCGCCTCGATCAGGTCTCCTCCATCGGCAAGATCCTCGATCCCACCGCCGACCGGCTCGCGGTCGGCGCCGCCGTGATCGGGGGCTGGATCGCCGGAGTCCTGCCATGGCCGGTGGCGCTGGCGATCGCCGTGCGTGAGGTGCTCGTGACGACGGTGGCCGCCGTGCTCGCCATCCGTCTCAAGACAGCCCTCGAGGTCCGCTGGGTCGGCAAAGCGGGGACGTTCGGCCTGTACGGTGCCATCGCTTCGTTCTTCGTCCATGCCGGTTCGGGTCACGACGTCTTCTTATGGCTGGCCTGGGGCTCGGCGATCCCGGCCCTCGTCTTCTATTACGTCTCGGCGGTGATGTACGTCGGAGACGCCCGCCGCCTCATCGCGACCGGTCCATCGGTATCCTCGGACCGGTCGTCGACCTGAGAGGGTGCCGGTGAACGTCCCCGAGGACCGCAGATATACCGACCAACACGAGTGGGTCCTCGTCGCTGATGATGGGGGCGTGCGCGTCGGTATCACCGACTACGCCCAGGACGCACTCGGCGACGTGGTATTCGTCGACATCGTCGCCGCCGGAACCACCGTCGAAGCGGGAGACCCGATCGCCGAGATCGAGTCGACCAAGTCGGTCGCCGAGGTCTACGCGCCGATCGCAGGGGAGGTGACCGCGATCAACGACGTGCTCGTGGAGGACCCGGCGCTCGTCAACGGGTCACCCTACGACGACGCGTGGTTCGTCGTCATCACGCCGACCGACCCGAGCGCGATCGACGCGCTCATGGATGCCGCCGCCTACACCGCCCTGATCGGCTGACCCTCGACCTGCAGTCGAAGGATCAGGGGTACCATTCCTTCGTGATGGCGGATACCTCCACCCCGGATCCCGGGGACACCACCGAGCACGATCCGACCGAGACCATCGATCCGGTGGTCGAGGCGAGGGCGGTTCGCGAGCGCGAAGCAGCGGCAGGGATCCCCGGACTCGCCGGCTACGCCCTGATCGTGGCCTCCGGTCCACGACGGGGCATGCACTGGGCCCTCCCCGAGGGGAGCACCGAGGCCGGTCGCGACCTCGACGCGCCCATCCATCTCGACGACGTCACCGTGTCTCGACACCACGCCGAGTTCACCGTCGAGGACGGAATCCTCATGGTGCGCGACCTCGGGTCGACCAACGGGACCTATGTGAACGGCCGTCGGGCCGATACCGCCGTCCTCGACGCCGGCGACGAAGTCATCATCGGGCGCTTCCACCTCGTGGTCGCCCGCGGCGCATGACCAGGGGAGAGCGCATCACGATCGGCGACGTCGCCGAGGCCCTCAAGGCCGAGTTCCCTGCGGTGAGCGTGTCCAAGATCCGATTCCTCGAGAGCGAGGGGTTGATCACCCCGCCACGCACCCCGAGCGGCTACCGCGAGTTCCGCTCCGAAGACGTAGAGCGGGTCCGCTACATCCTCCGCCAGCAGCGCGACCACTTTCTGCCCCTGAAGGTGATCAAAAACAACCTCAGGTCCCTGGAGAGGGGAGAGGAGCCCACCCTGGCGCCGACACCGGGGCCACCCGCCGCCACCTACTTCGGTGAGATGACGCCGCCGACCCTCGACGCCGCCGACCTCGCCCGTAGCGCCGGCATGCCGGCATCGCTCGTCGACGAGCTGGTGGCTCACGGAATCATCGCCCCTACCAAGACGCCCGATGGCCCCCGGTTCAGCGCCGATGACGTCGAGATCGCCAAAGCGGCGTGGCGGATGGTGGGGCACGGCCTCGAGTCGCGCCATCTCCGGATCATCCGGCAGGGTGCCAACCGCGAGGTGGACCTCCTCCGGCAGATGACGGCGACCCTGCTGCGCCACGCCAGCCCCGCCTCACGGCGTCAGGCCGCCGAGGTCCTCGCCGACGTTGCCCAGGCGGCACGGACGATGCAGGAGGCGATGGTGCGAGCCGACCTCCGAGAGACGCTCAACGGCTGATCATGCTTCCGGCCGCTCTCGTATCTCTCGCGCTGTCGTTCGGCCCGGCGCCGCTGCATGCCCCGGTCCCGCCGGCGACGGCCTATCCGCTCAGTCCGCCGCCGGTCGTCGACGCCACCGCCTGGAAGACATGGTCGGTTCCGGCCAATGCCGAGATCGGTTCCCTCGACGCCGACCGGCAGCAACCCCTGGCGTCGCTCACCAAACTCCTCACGGCGATCCTGGTGGTGGAGAATTCTGGCCTGCTCGATTCGAGCACGATCAGTGCGACCGCAGCAGCCACGCCCATCGGCTACATCGGACAGCCGGCGACGCGCCAGGGGGAGGTTTGGCTGGTCGGCCAGCTCCTCGAAATGATGATGGTGCAGTCGAGCAACGACGCCGCGGTGGCGCTCGCCGAGCACGTATCCGGGTCGGTTGCGACGTTCGCCCAGCTCATGAACGCGCGGGCCGCCGAGATCGGGATGAACGACTCGCAGTTTCGTAACCCGAACGGCCTCGACGCCGACGGCCACTTCTCGTCGGCCAGCGACATCATCCGCCTCGGCCTGGAGGCTCTCGAGTACCCCGAGGTGCTCGCCGTGGTCAGGGTGCGGCAAGTGTCGTTCGAGATCGGCGGTCGACAGCTCGAGATCACCGCCACCAACCGGGACCTGGGTGTGTATCCGGAGTTCCTCGGGCTGCGCACCGGGGACACCCTCATAGCCGGCCAGACGATCCTGGCGTACGTACAGGCGCCCCGGGGAGACATCCTCGCCGTGGTCCTGGGATCCACCAACCGGCGGGAGGCGTCGCGGGCCCTGCTCGCCTGGGCGTCACAGGCGCTCGGACCGCGCGACTACTTGCTCGCTCCGGCCGCCCAGAGCGCATCCGGCGACACGCTGCCGGACTGGTACCGCACGCGGCTCGAAGCGGCGCTGGCCCCGCTGCCTACCGGTGAACCCACACCGGGCCGCGGATCGCCGCTCATCGACGCCCTCGACGCCCGCCTCAGTGAGCTGATGCCCGGTGTGCTCGGAGGCGGTCGATGACGGTCCTCGCCGAAGTCATCGACGCGATCACCCTCGAACGGCGCATCGCCGAACTCGGTGCTGAGATAACCGAGGCGTATGGCGGCCGCGACCTGGTGCTCCTCGGCGTGCTCAACGGGTCGGTCCCGTTCCTCGCCGACCTGTCCCGCCACCTCCCGACGTCCATCGAGATCGACTTCCTCAGCCTGACGCGCTTCGGCGAGAAGGGGAGGGTCGGCATTGCCGTCGACTCCGGTACCGCCATCACCGACCGCCATGTGCTCGTGGTCGAAGACATCGTCGACACCGGCCTCGCTCTGTCGTCGGTGCGCACGCTGCTCGAGACGAGGCGTCCCGCCTCGCTGGCGACGGTGACCCTCCTCGACAAACGGCCCCGTCGTATCGTGGAAGTCCCGTTGGAGTACCGCGGATTCGAGGTGGGGGATGAGTTCATCATCGGCTACGGCCTCGACTGGGAGGGCCGATACCGCAACGTTCCGTCGCTGTGGGCGGTGCTCGACCTGCCACGGTTCCAGGAGGATCCGGGAGGGTACGCCGCGGAGGCTTTCTGGAGTGCCACTGATAGGCTGTCCGGGTGACCAGCGATGCCATCCCGGTGGAGCTGATCGGTGTCCGGATCGAGTTGCCCACCAACACGCCGATCGTCCTCCTGCGCGAGCGCGGCGGCGACCGCTTCCTGCCGATCCTGATCGGAGCCAGCGAGGCGGCGGCGATCGCCTTCGCCCTGGAGGGGATGGATCCGCCCCGCCCGATGACTCACGATCTGCTGCGCGACGTCACCGTCGCTCTCGGGGCGACCGTCGAGCGCGTTGTTCTCACCGACCTGCGCGACGGGATCTACTTCGCCGACCTGGTCCTCGCCACGAATGGCACCGAAACCACCGTCTCCGCCAGACCTTCCGACTCGATCGCGCTCGCCGTCCGCACCGGTGCGCCGATCTTCGTGAGCCCTGCCATCCTCGATGAAGCGGGAGTCGAGATTCGCGACGAGGACGAAGAGGAGGAAGTCGCCCGCTTCCGCAACTTCCTCTCCGACGTCTCACCGGAAGACTTCGGGACGGGCTGAGAGCCGGTTGCCCGTTACCGGTTGCCGGTTGCCAGGCCGATTCGGTACGCCACTCCTATTTCGGGGCCCTGGAAACTGATAACCGGAAACGCTTTTCCACAGGGGTTGTTGACAACTCGGGTGCGCGATTCCTAACTTCCAGTCGGGTAGTTCCCGTGGGGAAATTACCGTGGTGTAAGCTTCGCTCTGGGAAGGTGAGGTCAGGCTGTGAGCAGTGAACAGGGTTTCCGCGCACCCGAGGTGTGCCGACTCGTAGGAATCTCATACCGCCAACTCGACTACTGGGCACGCACGGACCTACTGAAGCCCTCCCTCCAGGAGGCGCAGGGATCGGGTACCCAACGCCAGTACTCTTTCACCGACGTCGTGCAGCTGCGGGTGGTGAAGCGACTACTCGACGCCGGCATGAGCCTCAAGAAGGTCAGGCAGGCGATGGACATCCTGCGCGATCGCCTCGACAGCGACAACCCGCTCAGTGAGGTCACGCTTCTGTCGGACGGGCAGACGATCTACGCAGCCAACAGTGACCAGGACGTCATCGACCTCTTCCGCGGGGGACAGGGCGTGTTCGGTATCGCCCTTGGACCGGTCCAGGAACAGCTCGAGGGGGAAATACTCGACTTGTTGCCCGAGCGTGCCAGCATGACCGGTACAGAACACGCCACGATGGAGGCCTGAGCTGACCGTCGACTTCCGGACCGAAGCGGACCTTGTCGCCTTCGCCCACGAGAGCGAGAGGCAGTTCGCACGGCTCCTCGACTTCTACGGGATCACGTGGGAGTACGAACCGGCATCCTTCGCCATCGAATTCGACGACAGCGGCGAAGCCGCCAAGTACTTCACGCCCGACTTCTACCTGCCCGACGAGCACCTGTACATCGAGATCACCACGATGAACCAGAAGCTCGTCACCAAGAAGAACCGCAAGGTGCGGTTGCTGCGTCAGCATCATCCGCAGGTCTCCTGCAAGGTGTTCTACCAGCGGGACTACCTGCACCTGCTCATCAAGTACGGGCTCGAGACCACGCCGGAGCTCGACGACGTCACGGCACCTACCCGGATCCCCGGTCCGGTGCAGGTCATCGACCTGGGTGAGTCGGAAGCAGGCTGAACCAGCCTCCGGCTACCAGCTACCGGCCAGAGGAGTTGGGATGGCGCCTGAAGCCTGGCGCCTGCTCTAGAGTCCCCGCCGTGCACCGCCGATCACCGCTTCATGGGGCCAACGAGGCCCTCGGTGCTCGTTTCACGCCATTCGGAGACTGGGAGATGCCGCTCCAGTACGAGGGGACGCTCGCCGAACACGTTGCGGTGCGTACCGATGTCGGGGTCTTCGATGTCTCCCATCTCGGTCGATTCGAGGTCGCCGGATCGGAGGCAGCCGAGCTGGTCGGATCGATCCTCACCAACGACCTGGGCAAGATCACACCGGGCCGCTGTCAGTACTCGCTGATCCTCAACGATCGGGCGGGCATCCTCGACGACATCGTGGTCTGGTGGCTCGAGCCGGACCGGCTGCTCGTCCTTCCGAACGCCGCCAATCACGACCGAGTGGTGGCGCGGTTCGCCGAGGCAGCCGGGCCGAAGGCGCGCGTCTCCGACCTGCGCGATTCCACGGCATTGCTCGCCGTCCAAGGTCCCGACGGTCCGCGCGTACTCGAGGAGGCGTTCGACGCCGCGCCCAAGCGCCACCGCGTGGTCATCGCGGGCGACGTCATCGTCGCCGGCACCGGGTACACCGGTGAGGCCGGTGGCGAGGCGGTGGTGCCGCTGTCGCAGGCAGACGCCACCCTCCAGGCGATCCTGAAGGCCGGAGCCATGCCGTGTGGCCTGGGTGCACGCGACACGCTTCGGCTCGAGTTCGGCCTGCCCCTGTGGGGGCAGGACATCGACGAAACCACCGACCCGATCGAGGCAGGACTCGCCTGGGCGGTCGGCTGGGACACCGAGTTCGACGGCAAGGAGGCTCTCGAGCCCCGGCGCCATGTAGATCCCGCCCGCGCCCGCGTCGGATTCGTCCTCGACGACCGCCGACCGCCCCGGCACGGCTACCGGATCCGATCCGGTTCCTCGGTAGGCGAGGTGACCAGTGGGAACTTCAGCCCGACACTGGAGCGTGGTATCGGGATGGGCTACCTGGCCCCGCCGCCCCCCGACGACGAGACTGCGGTGGAAGTCGAGGTGCGAGACCGTTGGGTGTCCGCTCGCCTCATCGACATGCCCTTTGTGAGGCGATCATGACGTTCACCCCCCACACCGACGAGCAGGAGCAGCGGATGTTGGCCGCGCTCGGCCTGGCCGATGCGGACGAGTTGTTCGCCCACATCCCGAAGGCGGCCAGGCTGGCAGAGCCGCTCGACGTGGCTGCGGGGATCTCGGAACTCGAGGTGATGCGCTACGTCGAGGATCTCGGACGCCAGAACCGCGGCGGGCTCGTGTGCTTCGCCGGGGGAGGGGTGTACGACCATCACCTGCCGCCGGTCGTTCGCTCGCTGACGATGCGGCCCGAATTCGTCACCTCCTACACCCCCTATCAGAGCGAGGTGGCCCAGGGGGTCCTTCAGGCCCTGTTCGAGTACCAGTCAATGGTTGCGACGATCACCGGGCTGCCGGTGGCCAATGCCTCGCTCTACGACGGCGCATCGGCGGGGATCGAGGCGGTCAACCTGGCACTGGTTGAAACCGGCCGCGACACCGTCTGGGTTTCACGCGGGCTGCATCCCCACACCCGCCAGGTCATCGCCACCTTCGCCCACGCCCGCGGGGTGACCATCATCGAGCACCCACTCGAGGACGGGCGCACCGCGTGGAGTCGAGAAGCAGCGGGACCACCAGCGGCTCTCGTCTTCGGCCAGCCCAACTATCTCGGGATCATCGAGGAGTACGACGCGGCCGTGACGCTCGCCGACGACCTCGGCGCACTCACGGCAGCCTCAGTGGACCCGATGC
The DNA window shown above is from Acidimicrobiia bacterium and carries:
- a CDS encoding acyl-CoA carboxylase subunit beta; this encodes MPDNERLRKAAEAALAGGPEKYREKTAQQGKLLVRDRVALLCDPDSFVEDGLLANAAAEEELAADAVVTGRGVVDGRAVVVIANDPTVKAGSWGARTVEKMVRALEAAYEERLPVFYLVDSAGARITDQVDLFPGRRGAGRIFWNQVRLSGRVPQICCLFGPSAAGGAYIPSFCDVVIMVEGRASMYLGSPRMAEMVVGEVTTLEEMGGARMHCTVSGCGDALVASDEDAIAWARTYFGYFPTDYAEDPPLYEFEEPEAIVPSSVIPDDPHHGYDMLDFMRGVFDEDSILEVKELYSREVITALARLGGRPVGVVASQPNHLGGVLFVDSADKAARFIWLCDAFNLPIIFLADVPGFMIGSQVERQGIIRSGAKMLTAIAEATVPRVSVIVRKAYGAGLYAFSGPGFKPVATLALPTAEIAVMGPEAAINAVYYNTIAGIEDAEEREAFIADRRAEYEADIDLLGLASELVIDAVVEPDALRGELITRLAYASNKDRTFSERRHGIPPV
- a CDS encoding septum formation family protein, yielding MGRDRIIGVVAAIAIAMIGAGCGATGPARGPDGEVLDAGEVAVGELRAGDCFEDPSASTASVSRLRVLPCDEPHDSEIYFVYDVSGDEYPGAPALDEESDRRCAVEFESFVGTPRAESELEFFALIPTRESWEADDRTVLCALFARDLQPLTGSMGGSGR
- a CDS encoding CDP-alcohol phosphatidyltransferase family protein, which gives rise to MTIPNIVSGIRILLVPLFLWLLLARDDPAAAGWLLLGIGATDWVDGYLARRLDQVSSIGKILDPTADRLAVGAAVIGGWIAGVLPWPVALAIAVREVLVTTVAAVLAIRLKTALEVRWVGKAGTFGLYGAIASFFVHAGSGHDVFLWLAWGSAIPALVFYYVSAVMYVGDARRLIATGPSVSSDRSST
- the gcvH gene encoding glycine cleavage system protein GcvH, whose product is MNVPEDRRYTDQHEWVLVADDGGVRVGITDYAQDALGDVVFVDIVAAGTTVEAGDPIAEIESTKSVAEVYAPIAGEVTAINDVLVEDPALVNGSPYDDAWFVVITPTDPSAIDALMDAAAYTALIG
- a CDS encoding FHA domain-containing protein; this encodes MADTSTPDPGDTTEHDPTETIDPVVEARAVREREAAAGIPGLAGYALIVASGPRRGMHWALPEGSTEAGRDLDAPIHLDDVTVSRHHAEFTVEDGILMVRDLGSTNGTYVNGRRADTAVLDAGDEVIIGRFHLVVARGA
- a CDS encoding MerR family transcriptional regulator, which codes for MTRGERITIGDVAEALKAEFPAVSVSKIRFLESEGLITPPRTPSGYREFRSEDVERVRYILRQQRDHFLPLKVIKNNLRSLERGEEPTLAPTPGPPAATYFGEMTPPTLDAADLARSAGMPASLVDELVAHGIIAPTKTPDGPRFSADDVEIAKAAWRMVGHGLESRHLRIIRQGANREVDLLRQMTATLLRHASPASRRQAAEVLADVAQAARTMQEAMVRADLRETLNG
- a CDS encoding serine hydrolase, with protein sequence MLPAALVSLALSFGPAPLHAPVPPATAYPLSPPPVVDATAWKTWSVPANAEIGSLDADRQQPLASLTKLLTAILVVENSGLLDSSTISATAAATPIGYIGQPATRQGEVWLVGQLLEMMMVQSSNDAAVALAEHVSGSVATFAQLMNARAAEIGMNDSQFRNPNGLDADGHFSSASDIIRLGLEALEYPEVLAVVRVRQVSFEIGGRQLEITATNRDLGVYPEFLGLRTGDTLIAGQTILAYVQAPRGDILAVVLGSTNRREASRALLAWASQALGPRDYLLAPAAQSASGDTLPDWYRTRLEAALAPLPTGEPTPGRGSPLIDALDARLSELMPGVLGGGR
- the hpt gene encoding hypoxanthine phosphoribosyltransferase translates to MTVLAEVIDAITLERRIAELGAEITEAYGGRDLVLLGVLNGSVPFLADLSRHLPTSIEIDFLSLTRFGEKGRVGIAVDSGTAITDRHVLVVEDIVDTGLALSSVRTLLETRRPASLATVTLLDKRPRRIVEVPLEYRGFEVGDEFIIGYGLDWEGRYRNVPSLWAVLDLPRFQEDPGGYAAEAFWSATDRLSG
- a CDS encoding bifunctional nuclease family protein, which codes for MTSDAIPVELIGVRIELPTNTPIVLLRERGGDRFLPILIGASEAAAIAFALEGMDPPRPMTHDLLRDVTVALGATVERVVLTDLRDGIYFADLVLATNGTETTVSARPSDSIALAVRTGAPIFVSPAILDEAGVEIRDEDEEEEVARFRNFLSDVSPEDFGTG
- a CDS encoding MerR family transcriptional regulator, coding for MSSEQGFRAPEVCRLVGISYRQLDYWARTDLLKPSLQEAQGSGTQRQYSFTDVVQLRVVKRLLDAGMSLKKVRQAMDILRDRLDSDNPLSEVTLLSDGQTIYAANSDQDVIDLFRGGQGVFGIALGPVQEQLEGEILDLLPERASMTGTEHATMEA
- the gcvT gene encoding glycine cleavage system aminomethyltransferase GcvT, yielding MHRRSPLHGANEALGARFTPFGDWEMPLQYEGTLAEHVAVRTDVGVFDVSHLGRFEVAGSEAAELVGSILTNDLGKITPGRCQYSLILNDRAGILDDIVVWWLEPDRLLVLPNAANHDRVVARFAEAAGPKARVSDLRDSTALLAVQGPDGPRVLEEAFDAAPKRHRVVIAGDVIVAGTGYTGEAGGEAVVPLSQADATLQAILKAGAMPCGLGARDTLRLEFGLPLWGQDIDETTDPIEAGLAWAVGWDTEFDGKEALEPRRHVDPARARVGFVLDDRRPPRHGYRIRSGSSVGEVTSGNFSPTLERGIGMGYLAPPPPDDETAVEVEVRDRWVSARLIDMPFVRRS
- the gcvPA gene encoding aminomethyl-transferring glycine dehydrogenase subunit GcvPA; protein product: MTFTPHTDEQEQRMLAALGLADADELFAHIPKAARLAEPLDVAAGISELEVMRYVEDLGRQNRGGLVCFAGGGVYDHHLPPVVRSLTMRPEFVTSYTPYQSEVAQGVLQALFEYQSMVATITGLPVANASLYDGASAGIEAVNLALVETGRDTVWVSRGLHPHTRQVIATFAHARGVTIIEHPLEDGRTAWSREAAGPPAALVFGQPNYLGIIEEYDAAVTLADDLGALTAASVDPMLLGILRTPGDAGCDIAFAEGQPLGNPLSFGGPVVGIFAVAERLMRRIPGRLSGETVDREGRRAYTLTLRTREQDIRREKASSNICTNQTLNAVAAAIHLAWLGPDGLAEVGRQSSHKARYLRGRLLDLPGVSAISDAAYGREFGVVLPVDASTAVTSMADRGYLAGIPLDRDYPEYRNGLLVAVTEKRSRQELDGFADALGEVIADG